From the genome of Streptomyces sp. NBC_01341, one region includes:
- a CDS encoding SCO family protein: MHSKKTVLAAAFAAVAALTLSACGSSEAPADKSVADVSAQPASKPGTVLDQPFTKPDLVLTDTHGEKYDLRARTKGKPTLIYFGYTNCPDVCPLTMSNIALAKRALPKSQQDELQVVFITTDPERDTPASLGSWLKAQDPDFTGLTGDFPAIQAGARQIGIGIDPPKKEKDGTVVSMHGAQVIAFSPKTDQGYVLYGEDTTAEDYEKDLPKLVEGATP, translated from the coding sequence ATGCACAGCAAGAAGACGGTGCTGGCCGCGGCGTTCGCCGCCGTGGCCGCACTGACCCTGTCGGCATGCGGCAGCAGTGAGGCCCCGGCGGACAAGTCCGTCGCCGACGTCTCCGCCCAGCCCGCGTCCAAGCCGGGAACCGTGCTCGACCAGCCGTTCACCAAGCCCGACCTCGTGCTCACCGACACGCACGGGGAGAAGTACGACCTGCGCGCACGGACGAAGGGCAAGCCGACCCTCATCTACTTCGGCTACACCAACTGCCCCGACGTCTGCCCGCTGACCATGAGCAACATCGCGCTCGCCAAGCGCGCCCTGCCCAAGTCCCAGCAGGACGAACTCCAGGTCGTCTTCATCACGACCGACCCCGAACGGGACACCCCGGCGTCCCTGGGCAGCTGGCTCAAGGCCCAGGACCCCGACTTCACCGGCCTCACCGGCGACTTCCCCGCCATCCAGGCGGGAGCACGGCAGATCGGTATCGGCATCGACCCGCCGAAGAAGGAGAAGGACGGCACGGTCGTCTCGATGCACGGCGCCCAGGTCATCGCGTTCTCCCCGAAGACCGACCAGGGCTACGTGCTCTACGGCGAGGACACCACGGCCGAGGACTACGAGAAGGACCTGCCGAAGCTCGTCGAGGGGGCGACCCCGTGA
- a CDS encoding copper chaperone PCu(A)C, protein MRRRKTVAGTLTLATGLALAACSSDGPPRLEVTGAFMPQPVSDMAAGFLLVKNSGGATDRLTSVTSSLSDHVSIHETRNRTMRMVTSFEVPAKGELNLERGGSHIMFTDLKQRPKPGETVSVELNFEKADPIKVDIPVKETTYNPKKQ, encoded by the coding sequence GTGAGGCGTCGCAAGACCGTCGCGGGGACGCTGACACTGGCCACCGGGCTGGCCCTGGCAGCGTGTTCGTCGGACGGCCCCCCGCGGCTGGAGGTGACCGGGGCGTTCATGCCGCAGCCCGTCAGCGACATGGCGGCCGGATTCCTCCTCGTCAAGAACAGCGGTGGGGCCACCGACCGGCTCACCTCGGTCACCAGCTCGCTCTCCGACCACGTCTCCATCCACGAGACGCGGAACCGGACGATGCGGATGGTCACGTCGTTCGAGGTGCCCGCCAAGGGCGAGCTCAACCTCGAACGCGGCGGCAGCCACATCATGTTCACGGACCTCAAGCAGCGGCCCAAGCCGGGCGAGACGGTCTCCGTGGAGCTGAACTTCGAGAAGGCCGACCCCATCAAGGTCGACATTCCCGTGAAGGAGACCACCTACAACCCGAAGAAGCAGTGA
- a CDS encoding copper resistance CopC/CopD family protein, producing MTATAPHFGPSPARRPLAAVPLLAALISLLFGLVLAGASPASAHAALTGSDPQDGAVVVTAPEEVTLTFSEQIAMGDDSIRVLDPDGKRADSGAPRDLTAGGAVRYGVALHSGLPDGTYTVAWQAVSADSHPVSGAFTFSVGAPSETTVALPSSGAGGGLVGALYGIARYAAYAGFILLAGGSAFVLACWQRGAGSRPLQRLVVRGWITLTASTLAMLLLRSPYTGSGKLSDAFDLDGLQTVLDTKPGAALVSRLLLLGASALFIAVLFGAYAKREEGKEKQDLTFGLAIGGAVIAAGIAGTWALAEHASTGVQPGIAMPVDVLHLLAVAGWLGGLASLLVALYRAPDITSGAVRRFSRMAFGSVVVLAATGLYQSWRQVGSWSALTGTRYGQLLLLKVALVAVLVGVAWISRRWTARLTAGAVSGDPVPAAAGIRSAGPDEPAASGTGGSADMPKALAATATSDAPVTTVVASADVTATSGAAEVDVDPERAAQLSRQRAALTATKEKRARDADPERSGLRRSVLVETGIAVVLLVVTTILTSTEPGRTEEEAARGSTTAAATPVTGGQVTVSLPFDTGGRGGKGTVRMDMSPGGTGSNNVHLWIEAPGNLPMDVPEVKLAFTLESKDIGPLPVIPDRLTEGHWTAANVQIPMAGDWKVSVTVRTSDIDQTTIDKNVKIG from the coding sequence ATGACAGCCACCGCCCCGCACTTCGGGCCCTCCCCGGCACGACGGCCGCTCGCCGCGGTCCCGCTCCTCGCCGCCCTGATCAGCCTGCTGTTCGGCCTGGTCCTGGCCGGCGCGAGCCCCGCGTCCGCGCACGCCGCCCTCACCGGGAGCGACCCGCAGGACGGGGCGGTGGTCGTCACCGCCCCGGAGGAGGTCACCCTCACCTTCTCCGAGCAGATCGCCATGGGCGACGACTCGATCCGGGTGCTGGACCCGGACGGCAAGCGCGCCGACAGCGGCGCACCGCGTGACCTCACGGCGGGCGGTGCGGTGCGCTACGGCGTCGCGCTCCACAGTGGCCTGCCCGACGGCACGTACACCGTGGCCTGGCAGGCCGTCTCCGCGGACAGCCACCCGGTGTCCGGAGCCTTCACCTTCTCCGTCGGGGCCCCCTCGGAAACCACCGTGGCGCTGCCCTCCTCCGGGGCCGGCGGGGGCCTCGTCGGGGCGCTCTACGGCATCGCGCGCTACGCCGCGTACGCCGGATTCATCCTGCTCGCGGGCGGATCCGCCTTCGTGCTCGCGTGCTGGCAGCGTGGGGCGGGGTCCCGGCCCCTGCAGCGGCTCGTCGTACGCGGCTGGATCACGCTCACCGCCTCCACCCTGGCCATGCTGCTCCTGCGCAGCCCCTACACCGGTTCCGGCAAGCTCTCGGACGCCTTCGACCTCGACGGACTGCAGACGGTGCTGGACACCAAGCCGGGAGCCGCGCTGGTCTCGCGGCTGCTGCTCCTGGGTGCCTCCGCCCTCTTCATCGCCGTCCTCTTCGGGGCGTACGCCAAGCGCGAGGAAGGGAAGGAGAAGCAGGACCTCACCTTCGGACTCGCGATCGGCGGAGCGGTCATCGCGGCGGGCATCGCCGGTACGTGGGCCCTGGCCGAGCACGCGTCGACGGGCGTCCAGCCCGGTATCGCGATGCCGGTCGACGTGCTCCACCTGCTGGCCGTGGCCGGCTGGCTGGGCGGTCTCGCCTCGCTGCTGGTCGCCCTGTACCGGGCTCCGGACATCACGAGCGGCGCCGTACGGCGGTTTTCCCGGATGGCGTTCGGCAGCGTGGTCGTCCTTGCCGCGACCGGGCTCTACCAGTCCTGGCGCCAGGTCGGCTCCTGGTCCGCCCTGACCGGCACCCGGTACGGGCAGCTCCTGCTGCTGAAGGTGGCGCTCGTCGCCGTACTGGTGGGCGTCGCGTGGATCTCACGGCGGTGGACGGCGCGGCTGACCGCCGGCGCCGTATCCGGCGACCCGGTTCCGGCCGCCGCCGGGATCCGGTCAGCCGGGCCGGACGAACCGGCGGCTTCCGGGACCGGGGGTTCCGCCGATATGCCGAAGGCCCTGGCGGCCACGGCCACTTCGGATGCCCCGGTCACGACCGTCGTCGCCTCGGCGGACGTCACCGCCACGAGCGGCGCGGCCGAGGTCGACGTCGATCCGGAACGTGCCGCACAACTGTCCCGGCAGCGCGCGGCTCTGACCGCGACGAAGGAGAAGCGTGCCCGCGACGCCGACCCCGAACGGTCCGGGCTGCGCCGCTCCGTACTGGTGGAGACCGGCATCGCGGTGGTGCTGCTCGTGGTGACGACGATCCTCACCTCCACCGAACCCGGCCGCACCGAGGAGGAGGCGGCCCGAGGCAGCACCACGGCGGCGGCCACGCCGGTGACCGGCGGCCAGGTGACCGTGAGCCTCCCCTTCGACACCGGCGGCAGGGGCGGGAAGGGCACCGTGCGCATGGACATGTCGCCGGGCGGAACCGGGTCCAACAACGTGCACCTCTGGATCGAGGCGCCCGGCAACCTCCCCATGGACGTACCCGAGGTGAAGCTCGCCTTCACCCTGGAGTCCAAGGACATCGGTCCCCTCCCGGTGATCCCCGACCGCCTCACCGAGGGGCACTGGACGGCCGCCAACGTACAGATCCCGATGGCCGGCGACTGGAAGGTCTCGGTCACGGTGAGGACGTCGGACATCGACCAGACGACCATCGACAAGAACGTGAAGATCGGCTGA
- the efeB gene encoding iron uptake transporter deferrochelatase/peroxidase subunit, with protein sequence MSTKKDSPGARRPTDARSDSSGGTGAVSRRRLIGGVGAAGAAGLVLGAAGGAGGYAATRGDEPTALTTVGSTQAMFHGKHQAGITTPLQARGHLIAFDLAPGSGRKEAAALMRRWSAVAAGLMAGEPADGHGHDTGVALDAGPSSLTVTFGFGRTFFDRTGLTDRRPPALDPLPAFSSDHLDPKRSDGDLWVQIGADDALVAFHALRALQKEAGTAARVRWQMNGFNRTPGATDRPMTARNLMGQVDGTNNPKPTESDFDERVFVPSGGPSAYTWMAGGSYVVVRRIRMLLDDWEQLTVKRQEQIIGRRKTDGAPLSGGSETTPMDLDKAGPDGELLVPGNAHARISSPEKNGGAAMLRRPFSYHDGISDDGVPDAGLLFVCWQADPFKGFIPVQRKLDRGDALSPFIRHEAGGLFAVPGGAASGEYVGQRLLEA encoded by the coding sequence GTGAGCACGAAGAAGGACAGTCCCGGGGCCCGCCGTCCCACCGACGCCCGCAGCGACTCATCCGGTGGCACGGGAGCCGTCTCCCGGCGACGGCTGATCGGCGGCGTGGGAGCGGCGGGTGCCGCAGGCCTGGTCCTCGGCGCGGCAGGCGGTGCGGGCGGTTACGCCGCGACGCGCGGTGACGAGCCGACGGCTCTGACCACGGTCGGTTCGACCCAGGCGATGTTTCACGGGAAACATCAAGCGGGGATCACCACTCCGCTTCAGGCCCGCGGGCACCTGATCGCGTTCGATCTCGCCCCGGGCTCCGGGCGCAAGGAGGCCGCTGCCCTGATGCGCCGCTGGTCCGCCGTGGCCGCAGGGCTGATGGCCGGCGAGCCGGCAGACGGCCACGGGCACGACACCGGGGTGGCCCTGGACGCGGGACCTTCCTCCCTGACGGTCACCTTCGGCTTCGGGCGCACCTTCTTCGACCGCACCGGTCTGACCGATCGCAGGCCGCCGGCCCTGGACCCACTGCCCGCCTTCTCCTCCGACCACCTCGACCCGAAGCGGTCCGACGGGGACCTGTGGGTGCAGATCGGCGCCGATGACGCGCTGGTCGCGTTCCACGCGCTGCGCGCGCTCCAGAAGGAGGCCGGAACGGCCGCCCGCGTGCGCTGGCAGATGAACGGCTTCAACCGCACCCCGGGGGCCACGGACCGGCCGATGACCGCGCGCAACCTGATGGGCCAGGTCGACGGCACGAACAACCCGAAGCCGACGGAGAGCGACTTCGACGAGCGGGTCTTCGTGCCGTCCGGCGGTCCCTCGGCCTACACCTGGATGGCGGGTGGTTCGTACGTCGTCGTACGGCGGATCCGGATGCTCCTCGACGACTGGGAGCAACTGACGGTGAAGCGGCAGGAGCAGATCATCGGGCGGCGCAAGACCGACGGCGCTCCGCTCAGCGGCGGCTCGGAGACCACGCCGATGGACCTGGACAAGGCGGGGCCGGACGGCGAGCTGCTCGTGCCCGGCAACGCTCATGCGCGGATCTCCTCCCCCGAGAAGAACGGAGGCGCCGCGATGCTGCGCCGGCCGTTCTCGTACCACGACGGCATCTCGGACGACGGAGTCCCGGACGCGGGGCTGCTGTTCGTCTGCTGGCAGGCCGACCCGTTCAAGGGGTTCATCCCGGTGCAGCGCAAGCTCGACCGGGGGGACGCGCTCTCGCCGTTCATCCGGCACGAGGCGGGCGGTCTCTTCGCCGTCCCCGGGGGCGCCGCGTCCGGGGAGTACGTGGGACAGCGGCTGCTGGAGGCGTGA
- the pheA gene encoding prephenate dehydratase, translating into MSATRYAYLGPEGTFTEVALRTLPEAATRELVPMVSVPAALDAVRSGEAAAALVPIENSVEGGISATLDELTTGAPLMIYREVLLSITFALLVRPGTKLSDVKTVTAHPAAQPQVRNWMAASLPNAVWESAASNADGARLVQEGRFDAAFAGEFAAATYGLEPLVTQIHDAENAQTRFVLVGRPARPSAPTGADKTSVVIWLGDDHPGALLELLQEFAVRGVNLMLIQSRPTGEGIGNYCFAVDAEGHIADRRVGEALMGLKRICPNVRFLGSYPRAGVTPREVSPLRVGTSDTDFTEASDWLARSQDGRA; encoded by the coding sequence ATGTCAGCCACGCGTTACGCCTACCTCGGCCCCGAAGGCACCTTCACCGAGGTCGCCCTCCGCACCCTGCCCGAGGCCGCCACCCGGGAACTCGTACCCATGGTCTCGGTGCCGGCCGCGCTGGACGCGGTGCGCAGCGGAGAGGCAGCCGCGGCTCTCGTCCCCATCGAGAACTCCGTCGAGGGCGGTATCAGCGCGACGCTCGACGAGCTGACCACGGGTGCCCCGCTGATGATCTACCGCGAGGTTCTCCTCTCCATCACGTTCGCACTGCTGGTACGTCCCGGGACGAAGCTGTCGGACGTCAAGACCGTCACGGCCCATCCGGCCGCACAGCCCCAGGTACGCAACTGGATGGCGGCCAGCCTGCCCAACGCCGTGTGGGAGTCGGCGGCCTCGAACGCGGACGGTGCCCGGCTGGTCCAGGAGGGGCGCTTCGACGCGGCCTTCGCGGGCGAGTTCGCGGCGGCGACCTACGGGCTCGAACCCCTGGTGACCCAGATCCACGACGCGGAGAACGCGCAGACCCGCTTCGTGCTGGTCGGACGCCCGGCCAGGCCGTCCGCGCCGACGGGCGCGGACAAGACCTCTGTGGTCATCTGGCTCGGGGACGACCACCCGGGCGCCCTGCTCGAACTGCTCCAGGAGTTCGCCGTACGCGGGGTCAACCTGATGCTGATCCAGTCCCGGCCCACGGGGGAGGGCATCGGGAACTACTGCTTCGCCGTGGACGCGGAGGGACACATCGCGGACCGCCGGGTCGGCGAGGCCCTCATGGGGCTGAAGCGCATCTGCCCCAACGTACGGTTCCTGGGGTCCTATCCGCGGGCCGGAGTCACGCCCCGGGAGGTCAGCCCCCTGCGGGTCGGGACATCGGACACGGACTTCACCGAGGCGTCCGACTGGCTGGCACGCAGCCAGGACGGCAGAGCCTGA
- the serS gene encoding serine--tRNA ligase, giving the protein MIDLRLLREDPDRVRASQRARGEDVALVDALLSADELRRSSGVRFDELRSEQKSLGKLIPKATPEERAELLKKADQLKSEVKAADAAQDEADAEAKRLLLLLGNIVHEDVPVGGEEDFVVLETHGTIRDFGAEGFEPRDHLELGEALGAIDMERGAKVSGSRFYYLTGIGALLELALVNAAIAQATEAGFVPMLTPALVRPRAMEGTGFLGQAAENVYHLEKDDYYLVGTSEVPLAAYHMDEIIDADKLPLRYAGYSPCFRREAGTYGKDTRGIFRVHQFDKVEMFSYVDPADAEAEHRRLLDWEKQWLTGLELPFQVIDVATGDLGASASRKFDCEAWIPTQGKYRELTSASNCDGFQARRLSVRMREGKKVQPLSTLNGTLCAVPRTIVAILENHQLPDGSVRVPELLRPYLGGRELLEPVSK; this is encoded by the coding sequence GTGATTGACCTTCGCCTGCTCCGTGAGGACCCCGACCGTGTTCGCGCCTCCCAGCGCGCCCGTGGAGAGGACGTCGCGCTCGTCGACGCCCTGCTCTCCGCCGACGAGCTGCGCAGGTCGTCCGGCGTCCGCTTCGACGAACTCCGCTCCGAGCAGAAGTCGCTCGGCAAACTGATCCCCAAGGCCACCCCCGAGGAGCGTGCCGAGCTCCTCAAGAAGGCCGATCAGCTCAAGTCCGAGGTCAAGGCCGCCGACGCCGCGCAGGACGAGGCGGACGCCGAAGCCAAGCGGCTGCTCCTGCTCCTCGGCAACATCGTCCATGAGGACGTGCCGGTCGGCGGCGAGGAGGACTTCGTCGTCCTGGAGACACACGGCACGATCCGTGACTTCGGCGCCGAGGGCTTCGAGCCCAGGGACCACCTGGAGCTCGGCGAGGCCTTGGGCGCCATCGACATGGAGCGCGGCGCCAAGGTCTCCGGATCGCGCTTCTACTACCTGACCGGCATCGGCGCGCTGCTCGAACTCGCCCTGGTCAACGCGGCGATCGCCCAGGCCACCGAGGCCGGTTTCGTCCCCATGCTGACCCCTGCACTGGTGCGTCCGCGCGCCATGGAGGGCACGGGCTTCCTCGGCCAGGCCGCGGAGAACGTGTACCACCTGGAGAAGGACGACTACTACCTGGTCGGCACCTCCGAGGTCCCCCTCGCGGCGTACCACATGGACGAGATCATCGACGCCGACAAGCTGCCCCTGCGGTACGCCGGCTACTCGCCGTGCTTCCGCCGCGAAGCGGGCACGTACGGCAAGGACACCCGCGGAATCTTCCGCGTGCACCAGTTCGACAAGGTCGAGATGTTCTCGTACGTCGACCCGGCCGACGCCGAGGCCGAGCACCGCAGGCTCCTGGACTGGGAGAAGCAGTGGCTCACCGGCCTCGAGCTGCCGTTCCAGGTGATCGACGTCGCGACCGGCGACCTGGGCGCCTCGGCCTCCCGGAAGTTCGACTGCGAGGCGTGGATCCCGACCCAGGGCAAGTACCGCGAGCTGACCTCCGCGTCGAACTGCGACGGCTTCCAGGCCCGCCGGCTCTCCGTCCGCATGCGTGAGGGCAAGAAGGTCCAGCCGCTGTCGACGCTGAACGGCACGCTCTGCGCCGTACCGCGCACGATCGTGGCGATCCTGGAGAACCACCAGCTGCCCGACGGCTCGGTGCGCGTGCCCGAGCTCCTCCGGCCGTACCTGGGCGGGCGCGAGCTGCTGGAGCCGGTCTCCAAGTGA
- a CDS encoding HAD family hydrolase — protein sequence MTFPYKLVATDLDGTLLRDDHTVSERTREALAAATAAGAAHIVVTGRAVAWTRHILDDLGYDGLAVCGQGAQVYHAGEHRLLTSLTLDRQLAGLALSKIEAEAGPLALAVSRDGLDGEVLVGPGYRVQEGPVPARYMKDPAEMWAAPLNKIYIQHPELDDDALARTARQAVGSLVNVVMAGPGVVEILPLGLSKATGLSLAARRLGLKAADTLAFGDMPNDIPMFGWARHGVAMANAHDELKAVAHEITASNEHDGIAVVLEELLRTPPGV from the coding sequence GTGACGTTCCCCTACAAGCTCGTCGCGACCGATCTCGACGGCACCCTGCTGCGTGACGACCACACGGTCTCCGAACGCACCCGGGAGGCGCTGGCCGCGGCCACCGCGGCCGGCGCGGCGCACATCGTCGTCACCGGCCGCGCGGTGGCCTGGACCCGGCACATCCTGGACGACCTGGGCTACGACGGGCTCGCGGTGTGCGGTCAGGGTGCGCAGGTCTACCACGCGGGCGAGCACAGGCTGCTGACCTCGCTCACGCTCGACCGGCAGCTCGCCGGGCTCGCGCTGTCCAAGATCGAGGCGGAGGCCGGTCCGCTGGCGCTGGCGGTCAGTCGCGACGGGCTCGACGGGGAGGTGCTGGTCGGCCCCGGGTACCGGGTGCAGGAAGGGCCGGTACCCGCGCGGTACATGAAGGATCCCGCCGAGATGTGGGCCGCCCCGCTGAACAAGATCTACATACAGCATCCCGAGCTCGACGACGACGCGCTGGCACGGACCGCGCGCCAGGCCGTCGGCAGCCTCGTGAACGTGGTCATGGCGGGGCCCGGCGTGGTGGAGATCCTTCCCCTGGGGCTGAGCAAGGCGACCGGCCTCTCGCTGGCCGCCCGCCGGCTGGGGCTCAAGGCGGCGGACACGCTGGCGTTCGGTGACATGCCGAACGACATCCCGATGTTCGGCTGGGCCCGGCACGGGGTCGCCATGGCCAACGCGCACGACGAGCTGAAGGCCGTGGCGCACGAGATCACCGCATCGAACGAGCACGACGGCATCGCGGTCGTGCTGGAGGAACTGCTGCGTACGCCCCCGGGCGTCTAG
- a CDS encoding DUF3291 domain-containing protein, with protein MPHLALYTFGVLKSPLADPTPVTREFYGMGEAVYRKIGQHPGYLAHAEAVDGDRGELFDADWGAWGEFAVPTWYGKGRTPETTALATTLSLWTDLRPAFDAIYTGPHREALNRRYDWFERTEHPNHVFWWVADGVIPTWRDGVSQLEHLDEHGSAPHAFTFHDSFAPDGTPHRIKGIGPKTGRVR; from the coding sequence ATGCCCCATCTCGCTCTGTACACATTCGGCGTCCTCAAGTCGCCTCTCGCCGATCCCACACCTGTCACCCGCGAGTTCTACGGCATGGGTGAGGCCGTCTACCGGAAGATCGGTCAGCACCCCGGATACCTCGCGCACGCCGAAGCGGTGGACGGTGACCGGGGCGAGCTCTTCGACGCGGACTGGGGTGCATGGGGAGAGTTCGCCGTACCGACCTGGTACGGCAAGGGCCGCACGCCGGAAACCACTGCCCTGGCCACGACCCTCTCCCTCTGGACCGATCTGCGCCCCGCGTTCGACGCCATCTACACCGGTCCGCACCGTGAGGCACTGAACAGGCGTTACGACTGGTTCGAGAGGACCGAGCATCCGAACCACGTGTTCTGGTGGGTCGCCGACGGCGTGATACCCACCTGGCGGGACGGGGTTTCCCAGCTGGAACACCTCGACGAGCACGGCTCCGCGCCGCATGCCTTCACCTTCCACGACTCGTTCGCCCCGGACGGAACTCCGCACAGGATCAAAGGCATCGGGCCGAAGACCGGCCGGGTCCGCTGA
- a CDS encoding ABC transporter permease: MYDPTVARLTYRALLGRRRAAILFVLPVLLVAIAVAVRAFAGADDGVASGVLGGFAIATMVPLIGVIAGTGAIGPEIDDGSIVYLLAKPVKRPTIIFTKLIVAIGVTMLFSALPTLIAGLILNGNGGQIAVAYTIAALVASIAYSALFLLLGTVSRHAVVFGLVYALVWEALFGNLVPGARTLSVQQWSLSVAEKVAEDGLVTSDVGLPLATLLLAGVTVVATWYAGQKLRALKLAGEE, from the coding sequence ATGTACGACCCCACAGTCGCCCGGCTCACCTACCGGGCCCTGCTCGGCCGGCGCCGGGCCGCCATCCTGTTCGTCCTGCCCGTCCTCCTGGTGGCCATCGCCGTGGCGGTACGGGCGTTCGCCGGAGCCGATGACGGCGTGGCCTCCGGTGTACTGGGCGGCTTCGCCATCGCCACGATGGTGCCGCTGATCGGTGTCATCGCGGGGACCGGAGCCATCGGCCCGGAGATCGACGACGGCTCCATCGTCTACCTGCTGGCCAAGCCGGTGAAGCGGCCGACGATCATCTTCACCAAGCTCATCGTGGCCATCGGAGTGACGATGCTGTTCTCGGCCCTGCCGACGCTGATCGCGGGCCTCATCCTCAACGGCAACGGCGGGCAGATCGCCGTGGCCTACACGATCGCTGCCCTGGTCGCCTCGATCGCGTACAGCGCGCTGTTCCTGCTGCTCGGCACGGTGAGCAGGCACGCGGTGGTCTTCGGTCTCGTGTACGCGCTGGTGTGGGAGGCGCTCTTCGGCAATCTGGTGCCGGGCGCGCGGACGCTCAGTGTGCAGCAGTGGTCCCTCTCGGTCGCGGAGAAGGTCGCCGAGGACGGACTGGTGACCTCGGACGTCGGCCTGCCGCTGGCGACCCTGCTGCTGGCCGGTGTCACGGTCGTCGCGACGTGGTACGCGGGGCAGAAACTCCGGGCGCTGAAACTCGCCGGCGAGGAGTGA
- a CDS encoding ABC transporter ATP-binding protein → MTTIEIDHTSRWFGNVVAVNDVSMTVGPGVTGLLGPNGAGKSTLINMMAGFLEPSTGKVTLDGTRIWRNEAVYKAIGIVPEREGMYDFLTGREFVVANAELHGLGDAAAAKALATVEMEYAQDRKISTYSKGMRQRVKMASALVHDPSVLLLDEPFNGMDPRQRMQLMELLRRMGAEGRTVLFSSHILEEVEQLASHIEVVVAGRHAASGDFRKIRRLMTDRPHRYLVRSSDDRALAAALIADPSTAGIEVDVTERALRIQAVDFGRFTTLLPKVAREQGIRLLTVSPSDESLESVFSYLVAA, encoded by the coding sequence GTGACCACCATCGAGATCGACCACACCTCGCGCTGGTTCGGCAACGTGGTCGCCGTCAACGACGTCAGCATGACCGTGGGCCCCGGTGTGACGGGGCTGCTCGGCCCCAACGGAGCCGGCAAGTCCACGCTGATCAACATGATGGCCGGCTTCCTCGAACCGTCGACCGGCAAGGTGACGCTCGACGGCACGCGGATCTGGCGCAACGAGGCGGTCTACAAGGCGATCGGGATCGTGCCGGAGCGGGAGGGGATGTACGACTTCCTGACCGGCCGTGAGTTCGTGGTCGCCAACGCGGAGCTGCACGGACTGGGGGATGCCGCCGCCGCGAAGGCGCTGGCCACCGTCGAGATGGAGTACGCGCAGGACCGGAAGATCTCGACGTACAGCAAGGGGATGCGCCAGCGCGTCAAGATGGCGTCCGCCCTGGTCCACGACCCTTCGGTGCTCCTGCTGGACGAGCCGTTCAACGGCATGGACCCGCGTCAGCGGATGCAGCTGATGGAACTTCTGCGCCGCATGGGCGCCGAGGGCCGTACGGTCCTGTTCTCCTCGCACATCCTCGAGGAGGTCGAGCAGCTCGCCTCGCACATCGAGGTGGTCGTCGCGGGCCGGCACGCCGCTTCCGGCGACTTCCGCAAGATCCGCCGGCTGATGACGGACCGGCCGCACCGCTACCTCGTCCGGTCCAGCGACGACCGGGCGCTCGCCGCGGCGCTCATCGCGGACCCCTCGACAGCCGGTATCGAGGTCGACGTCACGGAGCGGGCCCTGCGCATCCAGGCGGTCGACTTCGGCCGTTTCACGACGCTGCTTCCCAAGGTCGCGCGCGAGCAGGGCATCCGGCTGCTGACCGTCTCACCGTCCGACGAATCCCTCGAATCGGTCTTTTCCTATCTCGTAGCGGCCTGA
- a CDS encoding ABC transporter permease yields the protein MSTETGTMAGSDTSRIHNIGYRSYDGVRLGRAYARRSLYSQSLRGSFGLGRSAKSKVLPMLLCGVMCLVALILVAVAIATPGMTKLPIKYTDFAIYLQAVIGLFLASQAPQSVSRDLRFKSVPLYFSRPIERVDYVLAKLAAMASALLILTGLPLVILYVGSLLAKFDFADQTKGFGQGLVSVALLSVLFAGLGLVVAALTPRRGFGVAAVIAVLTITFGAVSTVQAIAWETGSPGAITWLGLFSPITLIGGVQTAFLGATSAFPGGDGPGAGAGVVYLIVVLALVAGSYAVLMRRYRRVGL from the coding sequence ATGAGCACTGAGACCGGAACCATGGCCGGGAGCGACACCTCCCGCATCCACAACATCGGGTACCGCTCCTACGACGGGGTCCGGCTGGGCCGGGCGTACGCCCGGCGTTCGCTCTACTCGCAGTCCCTGCGGGGCTCGTTCGGACTCGGCAGGTCCGCCAAGTCCAAGGTGCTGCCGATGCTCCTGTGCGGGGTGATGTGCCTGGTGGCGCTGATCCTCGTGGCTGTCGCCATCGCCACGCCGGGCATGACGAAACTCCCCATCAAGTACACGGACTTCGCGATCTACCTGCAGGCCGTGATCGGACTCTTCCTCGCCTCCCAGGCGCCGCAGTCCGTATCCCGTGACCTTCGCTTCAAGAGCGTGCCGCTGTACTTCTCGCGCCCGATCGAGCGCGTCGACTACGTCCTCGCGAAGCTCGCGGCCATGGCGTCCGCCCTGCTCATCCTGACCGGGCTGCCCCTCGTCATCCTCTACGTGGGCTCGTTGCTCGCGAAGTTCGACTTCGCCGACCAGACCAAGGGCTTCGGGCAGGGGCTGGTCTCCGTGGCACTGCTCTCCGTTCTGTTCGCCGGACTCGGCCTGGTCGTCGCCGCACTCACACCCCGCCGGGGCTTCGGAGTCGCCGCGGTGATCGCGGTCCTGACCATCACCTTCGGCGCGGTCTCCACCGTCCAGGCGATCGCCTGGGAGACGGGCTCCCCCGGCGCCATCACCTGGCTGGGGCTGTTCTCGCCCATCACACTGATCGGCGGCGTGCAGACCGCGTTCCTCGGCGCCACCTCCGCCTTCCCCGGCGGGGACGGGCCCGGAGCCGGCGCCGGCGTCGTCTATCTGATCGTTGTCCTCGCGCTCGTCGCCGGCTCGTACGCCGTACTCATGCGCCGCTACCGGAGGGTCGGGCTGTGA